The Candidatus Tanganyikabacteria bacterium genome segment GGCCCGGGCGGCGGGGGCAACCTACCGGCCGGACGCGCTGCGCCGGGTCCGCGAGACGCCGCCCCTGCACGGGGCCAGGCCCGGCGAGCGCCGGGTCCTGCTGGCCGGCGCCTTTGCCGCGGCGCCGGTCGCCGGCTGCATCATCCTCGTCGACGACGTCCTC includes the following:
- a CDS encoding ComF family protein, with the protein product ARAAGATYRPDALRRVRETPPLHGARPGERRVLLAGAFAAAPVAGCIILVDDVLTTGATALTAASALRAAGAAEVRALVVARA